The genomic DNA AAGAGCGTGCTGCTTTAGCAAAGGCGCCTTTCGATGAGGAAGAATACAAAAAAGACCTTGGCGTAAAAGCATTATGGGGTGAAAAAGGATTTACCTCTAACGAACGCACCGGGATCCGTCCAACACTTGAGGTGAACGGGATCTGGGGCGGTTATACCGGCGAAGGCGCTAAAACCGTGTTACCTTCCAAGGCATTTGCGAAGATCAGCTGCCGCCTGGTTCCCAACCAGAAAAGCGAGGTGATCACTGAGCTGGTGCTGAACCACCTGAAGAAGATCGCTCCTGCGTATATAGAGGTGAAGGCTACCCCACACCATGGCGGTAATCCATATCTCACCCCTGTAGACAGCAAGGAATACAAAGCAGCTGAGAAAGCTATCGAGGCTACTTTCGGCAAAACACCGATCCCGGTTCGTGGCGGCGGCAGTATTCCTATTACGGCGTTGTTTGAAAGCATCCTGGATTGCAAAACCGTATTTCTTGGTTTTGGATTAGACAGCGATAACCTGCATAGCCCGAATGAGAAATTCGATCTGGCGAATTATTATAAAGGAATTGAGACGATACCTTATTTCCACAAGTTTTACGGGGAGTAAGGATTGAACCGGAAGGGCCGGGAGTGGAAGTTGATCCTTGACTTCTGCTCCCGGCTTTTTAACTTTAGCACTCCTTCTTTAACTCAGTTAGTGTATGGAAAAGGAAAAATTACGTATCGATAAATACCTGTGGAGTATCCGTGTTTTCAAGACCCGGAGCCAGGCTGCAGATGCCTGTTCCAGGGGCCGTGTGAAGGTGCAGGGAACGCCTGTAAAGGCCTCCAGGGTGGTGAGTATTGGCGATGAATACGAGATACGTGCCGAGGCCCGGAAATGGGTGGTAAAAGTGACAGGGTTGCTGGACCACCGGGTACAATATTCCGAGGCTGTTAATTTCTATACCGATCTTACCCCTCCGGAAGATCTGGATGCAGTAAAATCGCAGGCTGCTGCCTTTAATACCGGGAAAAGACAAAGTAAGATCGGGCGGCCCACCAAACGGGAAAGGCGTGATCTCGACGGGTTCATGGATATTGATGCGCCTGATGGCGCAGAACAGGAATAACTGTCCCGCCTCTCGACTGCTGCAAATGACCATTAAAAGGAATTGATGACAAGCTGGGGCTGACAGCCCAGTAATAGTATCTTTGCGGGATGAAGATTGATATCATCACCGTAGTTCCTGAGTTACTTGAAAGCCCCTTATCGCATAGCATTATGAAACGCGCCCAGGACAAAGGGCTTTTAACCGTGCGTACATTTCACCTGCGTGAATGGGCTGTGAACAGCTATGGACAGGTAGATGACTACCAGTATGG from Filimonas effusa includes the following:
- a CDS encoding RNA-binding S4 domain-containing protein, coding for MEKEKLRIDKYLWSIRVFKTRSQAADACSRGRVKVQGTPVKASRVVSIGDEYEIRAEARKWVVKVTGLLDHRVQYSEAVNFYTDLTPPEDLDAVKSQAAAFNTGKRQSKIGRPTKRERRDLDGFMDIDAPDGAEQE